In one Myxococcus xanthus genomic region, the following are encoded:
- the sppA gene encoding signal peptide peptidase SppA: MRLLALLLLPSLALAQTSVVSQPALPSRGLALPPTGAALVDEATALSLNPAGLGFVNGSQLFYLHERNLVHDGLGDGVFLATRLLGLGLGGAMEWIRGRAEPDYRRTSLGLSLGTRTLQLGGSWHAYGSSHRDIDALDTFDVGLTARPMRALSLGAVVRDINAPTEGTLALKRQYNLGVGVRPLDERYTLGVDWLFSEGAFRQGQATYTVNAEVIPGLRLGAGVSHGFTSGVPIALQVAATVDTSHLGLTYAAGGTNAGLDHLVAVRLSSETYRSIAPRGGVVTLLDLNDALSGGTSPVLSWLGVTEADPYLRLTRWLDLATQDDRLAGVVVKMESLPGVSWGKAEELRQALLRLRASGKRVMAVVLSTDDLGYFVASAADRIYALQESILYINGLAVHLQTYGGTMEKLGVHWDVARVGRFKTAPEQLSRTEPSDASLESTNAYLDTEVAVYEKAVQEGRKVPVERLHALWALGLPHPKRAVELGLMDGIISSTELDKKVAELVPGGRFSTTYAPRDERDGRWARRRRIAVVPVLGDIIGGRSREDPLGFSRLAGAETVIRALEQAQSDPSVAAIVVRVDSGGGEVLASHLMYEAVMEAAKHKPVVASMGDMAASGGYYAAIGAHEVFALPTTLTGSIGVFYIKPAVEGLLSGLLGVHQESLTRAPLADILDVWRPWTPEEQEAAQAWADASYDSFITEVALRRRMDKAKVDEVARGRVWSGQDALARGLVDKLGGLLEAVDSARMRAGIPPDEELDLVVMGEARGFFSALGGEPGVRAALSLLPAQEPALPESLRALARSAGLNLMLLQPGVKAMLPFQITVR, encoded by the coding sequence ATGCGCCTGCTCGCCCTCCTGCTCCTCCCCAGCCTCGCGCTCGCCCAGACGAGTGTCGTCAGCCAGCCCGCCCTGCCCTCCCGGGGGCTGGCGCTGCCGCCCACGGGCGCCGCGCTGGTGGATGAAGCCACCGCCCTGTCGCTCAACCCCGCGGGCCTGGGCTTCGTCAACGGCAGTCAGCTCTTCTACCTGCACGAGCGCAACCTCGTGCATGACGGCCTGGGAGACGGCGTCTTCCTGGCCACGCGCCTGCTCGGCCTGGGCCTGGGCGGCGCCATGGAGTGGATTCGCGGACGGGCGGAGCCGGACTACCGCCGCACGTCCCTGGGTCTCTCCCTGGGCACGCGCACGCTGCAGCTCGGCGGTTCGTGGCACGCCTACGGTTCATCCCACCGGGACATCGACGCGCTGGACACCTTCGACGTGGGCCTCACGGCGCGCCCCATGCGGGCGCTGTCGCTGGGCGCGGTGGTGCGCGACATCAACGCCCCCACCGAGGGCACGCTGGCACTGAAGCGGCAGTACAACCTGGGCGTGGGCGTGCGCCCGCTGGATGAGCGCTACACGCTGGGCGTGGACTGGCTCTTCTCCGAGGGCGCCTTCCGCCAGGGCCAGGCGACGTACACCGTCAACGCGGAGGTGATTCCGGGCCTCCGCCTGGGCGCGGGCGTGTCGCACGGCTTCACCTCCGGGGTGCCCATCGCGCTCCAGGTGGCGGCCACGGTGGACACCTCGCACCTGGGCCTCACCTACGCGGCGGGCGGGACGAATGCGGGGCTGGACCACCTGGTGGCGGTGCGCCTGTCGTCGGAGACCTACCGCTCCATCGCGCCGCGCGGCGGCGTGGTGACGCTGCTGGACTTGAATGACGCATTGAGCGGCGGCACCAGCCCCGTCCTCTCATGGTTGGGCGTCACCGAGGCGGACCCGTACCTGCGGCTGACGCGGTGGCTGGACCTGGCCACCCAGGACGACCGGCTGGCCGGCGTGGTGGTGAAGATGGAGAGCCTGCCCGGGGTGAGCTGGGGCAAGGCGGAGGAGCTGCGTCAGGCGCTGCTGCGGCTGCGCGCGTCCGGCAAGCGGGTGATGGCGGTGGTGCTGTCCACGGACGACCTGGGCTACTTCGTTGCCTCGGCGGCGGACCGCATCTACGCGCTGCAGGAGTCGATTCTCTACATCAACGGCCTGGCCGTGCACCTCCAGACGTACGGCGGGACGATGGAGAAGCTGGGCGTGCACTGGGACGTGGCGCGCGTGGGCCGCTTCAAGACGGCCCCGGAGCAGCTTTCCCGCACCGAGCCCAGCGACGCGTCCTTGGAGTCCACGAACGCCTACCTGGACACGGAGGTGGCCGTCTACGAGAAGGCCGTGCAGGAGGGCCGCAAGGTGCCCGTGGAGCGGCTGCACGCGCTGTGGGCACTGGGCCTGCCCCATCCGAAGCGCGCGGTGGAGCTGGGGTTGATGGACGGCATCATCTCCTCGACGGAGCTGGACAAGAAGGTGGCGGAGCTGGTGCCGGGTGGACGCTTCAGCACCACGTACGCGCCGCGCGACGAGCGCGACGGCCGCTGGGCCCGCCGGCGCCGCATCGCCGTGGTGCCGGTGCTGGGCGACATCATCGGCGGCCGCAGCCGCGAGGACCCGCTGGGCTTCAGCCGCCTCGCGGGCGCGGAGACAGTCATTCGCGCGCTGGAGCAGGCGCAGTCGGACCCGAGCGTGGCGGCCATCGTCGTGCGCGTGGACTCGGGCGGCGGCGAGGTGCTGGCGTCCCACCTGATGTACGAAGCCGTGATGGAGGCGGCCAAACACAAGCCCGTCGTCGCCTCCATGGGAGACATGGCCGCGTCCGGTGGCTACTACGCCGCCATTGGCGCGCACGAGGTGTTCGCCCTGCCCACCACGCTGACGGGCAGCATCGGCGTCTTCTACATCAAGCCCGCCGTCGAGGGCCTGCTGAGCGGGCTGTTGGGCGTGCACCAGGAGAGCCTGACCCGCGCGCCGCTGGCGGACATCCTGGACGTGTGGCGCCCCTGGACGCCGGAGGAGCAGGAGGCGGCCCAGGCGTGGGCGGACGCCTCCTACGACAGCTTCATCACCGAGGTGGCGCTGCGGCGGAGGATGGACAAGGCGAAGGTGGACGAGGTCGCCCGGGGCCGGGTGTGGAGCGGCCAGGACGCGCTCGCCCGCGGACTGGTGGACAAGCTGGGTGGCCTGCTGGAAGCGGTGGACTCCGCGCGGATGCGGGCCGGAATCCCTCCGGACGAGGAGCTGGACCTGGTGGTGATGGGCGAGGCGCGGGGCTTCTTCTCCGCGCTGGGCGGTGAGCCCGGGGTGCGCGCCGCGCTGTCCCTGCTGCCCGCACAAGAGCCCGCCCTGCCTGAGTCCCTGCGGGCGCTGGCCCGCTCGGCCGGCCTGAATCTGATGTTGCTCCAGCCGGGCGTGAAGGCGATGTTGCCCTTCCAGATAACCGTCCGCTGA
- the rho gene encoding transcription termination factor Rho, with product MSENPDNRDPRDAPPVPAARAVAPPEPDDDGGDEGDDEGPDDGDSGGGAQGGAPGQPGQATGRRRRRRRRRRGAQVLFTPDGQAYRMQPGADGQQVQVFLTPQELEQYRQRQAQQQQQQQQPPQPAHGGGGQQHARHAQHGGGGQQASQQANLSPVEGVLDTEAKGPNAFLRQLKRNLLAAPDDPELPKNLVQKLRLRQGQYITAFAQMRGHKGVIQKVDTVDGRPLEGAPRLPHFADLTSVDPTERLKLENGHKEMVTRVLDLISPIGKGQRALIVAPPKTGKTIMLQRIAQAILSNHPECHVMVVLIDERPEEVTDMRRGIKAEVLASSSDRPTADHLKVAELALERARRLVESGKDVVVLLDSITRLARAFNKEVDNSGRTMTGGVDSRALERPKRLFGAARATEEAGTLTIIGTALIDTGSRMDEVIFEEFKGTGNSEVTLDRLLAEKRVFPAVNIAQSGTRKEEKLFTLREYEKVKKLRQMLFSVKPVEAMEALVKRLSRYTYNDEFLDEL from the coding sequence ATGAGCGAAAACCCCGATAACCGCGACCCACGTGATGCCCCCCCCGTTCCCGCCGCCCGCGCCGTGGCGCCGCCCGAGCCGGACGATGACGGTGGCGACGAGGGCGACGACGAGGGGCCCGACGACGGTGATTCCGGCGGGGGCGCACAGGGTGGCGCCCCCGGGCAGCCTGGCCAGGCCACCGGCCGCCGCCGCCGCCGTCGGCGCCGTCGCCGTGGCGCGCAGGTCCTCTTCACCCCGGACGGCCAGGCCTACCGGATGCAGCCTGGAGCGGACGGCCAGCAGGTCCAGGTGTTCCTCACGCCGCAGGAGCTGGAGCAGTACCGCCAGCGACAGGCGCAGCAACAACAGCAACAGCAGCAACCACCGCAGCCGGCGCACGGCGGCGGGGGCCAGCAGCACGCCCGCCACGCGCAGCACGGGGGCGGCGGCCAGCAGGCCTCGCAGCAGGCGAACCTGTCGCCGGTGGAGGGCGTGCTGGACACGGAGGCCAAGGGCCCCAACGCCTTCCTGCGCCAGCTCAAGCGCAACCTGCTGGCGGCGCCGGATGACCCGGAGCTGCCGAAGAATCTGGTCCAGAAGCTGCGCCTGCGGCAGGGCCAGTACATCACCGCTTTCGCGCAGATGCGGGGCCACAAGGGCGTCATCCAGAAGGTGGACACGGTGGACGGCCGGCCGCTCGAGGGCGCGCCGCGGCTGCCGCACTTCGCGGACCTGACGTCGGTGGACCCCACCGAGCGGCTCAAGCTGGAGAACGGTCACAAGGAGATGGTGACCCGGGTGCTGGACCTCATCTCGCCCATTGGCAAGGGCCAGCGCGCGCTCATCGTCGCCCCGCCCAAGACGGGCAAGACGATCATGCTCCAGCGCATCGCCCAGGCCATCCTCTCCAACCACCCAGAGTGCCACGTCATGGTGGTGCTCATCGACGAGCGTCCAGAAGAAGTGACGGACATGCGGCGGGGCATCAAGGCGGAGGTCCTGGCCTCCAGCTCCGACCGCCCCACCGCGGACCACCTCAAGGTGGCGGAGCTGGCCCTGGAGCGCGCGCGCCGGCTGGTGGAGTCCGGCAAGGACGTGGTCGTCCTCCTGGACTCGATTACGCGTCTGGCCCGCGCCTTCAACAAGGAGGTCGACAACTCCGGCCGCACCATGACCGGCGGCGTGGACAGCCGCGCCCTGGAGCGCCCCAAGCGCCTCTTCGGCGCCGCCCGCGCGACGGAGGAGGCCGGCACGCTGACCATCATCGGCACGGCGCTCATCGACACCGGCAGCCGCATGGACGAGGTCATCTTCGAGGAGTTCAAGGGAACGGGTAACTCCGAGGTCACCCTGGACCGGCTCCTGGCGGAGAAGCGCGTCTTCCCGGCCGTCAACATCGCCCAGTCCGGCACGCGCAAGGAGGAGAAGCTCTTCACCCTGCGCGAGTACGAGAAGGTGAAGAAGCTGCGGCAGATGCTCTTCTCCGTGAAGCCGGTGGAGGCCATGGAGGCGCTCGTGAAGCGGCTGTCCCGCTACACGTACAACGACGAGTTCCTCGACGAGCTGTAG
- a CDS encoding DUF4129 domain-containing protein, which translates to MAVSALELRPRNAVALMDAALRLCTRNAGVWALTLPGGAAVVAAMLYLAESVRMGWPLVVPSLLLTLAWFLRGLGQGATCHYVQELLLGTQGEPSAWASLKAALARMPALFIAVAYLLGLNTLVVMVTGGFGYILLQSHGVGYAAVMQGRGSPLKLYGTCSRLLGPARGTALWVRALMSVQVLAFFNLHIAFNFLLFLGRKLVGVDLTFAERFASLDNGQWLIFLAVTTFALFEPVRAATATLLLVDGRVRQEGLDLLASVQQLPSRDLGRPLPPPGAARGAAMLAVVLGLGLLTAAPAHAQDTEDAKPLAPSEALRRLGEVAEACEASADEDAADLYAPLESLGPGEAVKLDRFVRRVERQAFDEEDCDKARATLTQGLTTMGATVDAQARADARAATARAKDILARPEFAEAAPKAEKDAPEPAAPPETPGWWQRFIDWLGEQLKKLFEREPAESRQQTAQPILSGMNVANVLVVVLVTLTLAVLGMVLLRALNRDKRRTDAAGVQVSTVDASTLAGDAHHALSRPPEGWAHLADELAARGAYREAVRSLYLALLSRLHRDGAILYDETLSNWDYLSQFRGRAEWKAPFRELTRRFDFAWYGNLPVGVDGYREFRALTEPLLAAPSRPEVAGA; encoded by the coding sequence ATGGCCGTCTCCGCGCTCGAACTCCGCCCGCGCAACGCGGTGGCCTTGATGGACGCCGCGCTGCGCCTGTGTACCCGCAACGCGGGCGTCTGGGCCCTCACCCTGCCCGGCGGCGCGGCCGTGGTAGCCGCCATGTTGTACCTGGCGGAGTCGGTGCGCATGGGCTGGCCGCTCGTGGTGCCTTCGCTGCTGCTGACGCTGGCGTGGTTCCTCCGGGGCCTGGGCCAGGGCGCGACGTGCCATTACGTGCAGGAGCTGCTGCTGGGCACCCAGGGCGAGCCTTCCGCGTGGGCTTCGCTCAAGGCCGCGCTGGCCCGGATGCCCGCGCTCTTCATCGCCGTGGCGTACCTGCTGGGCCTCAACACCCTGGTGGTGATGGTGACGGGAGGCTTCGGCTACATCCTGCTGCAGTCCCACGGGGTGGGCTACGCGGCGGTGATGCAGGGGCGAGGCAGCCCGCTGAAGCTCTACGGCACGTGCTCACGGCTGCTGGGACCCGCGCGCGGCACCGCGCTGTGGGTCCGCGCCCTCATGTCCGTGCAGGTGCTGGCCTTCTTCAACCTTCACATCGCCTTCAACTTCCTGCTGTTCCTGGGCCGCAAGCTGGTGGGCGTGGACCTGACGTTCGCGGAGCGCTTCGCCTCGCTGGACAACGGCCAGTGGCTGATCTTCCTCGCGGTGACGACGTTCGCCCTCTTCGAGCCGGTGCGCGCCGCGACGGCCACGCTGCTGCTGGTGGACGGGCGCGTGCGTCAGGAAGGGCTCGACCTGCTGGCCAGCGTCCAGCAGCTTCCGTCCCGGGATTTGGGGCGCCCCCTGCCTCCGCCGGGAGCGGCGCGTGGCGCGGCGATGCTGGCGGTGGTGTTGGGCCTGGGCCTGCTGACGGCGGCGCCGGCCCATGCCCAGGACACCGAGGACGCGAAGCCCCTGGCCCCCTCCGAGGCGCTGCGGCGGCTGGGCGAGGTCGCGGAGGCGTGTGAGGCCTCGGCGGATGAGGACGCCGCGGACCTGTACGCGCCCCTGGAGTCCCTGGGGCCCGGCGAAGCCGTGAAGCTGGACCGCTTCGTCCGCCGCGTGGAGCGGCAGGCCTTCGACGAGGAGGACTGCGACAAGGCCCGCGCCACGCTGACGCAGGGGCTCACCACGATGGGCGCCACCGTGGACGCCCAGGCCCGGGCGGATGCACGTGCCGCCACCGCGCGGGCGAAGGACATCCTGGCCCGGCCCGAGTTCGCGGAAGCCGCGCCCAAGGCGGAGAAGGACGCCCCCGAGCCCGCGGCCCCACCCGAGACGCCAGGCTGGTGGCAGCGCTTCATCGACTGGCTGGGGGAGCAGCTGAAGAAACTGTTCGAGCGGGAGCCGGCGGAGTCCAGACAGCAGACTGCGCAGCCCATCCTAAGCGGCATGAATGTGGCCAACGTGCTGGTGGTGGTGCTGGTGACACTCACCCTCGCGGTGCTGGGCATGGTGCTGCTGCGGGCGCTGAACCGCGACAAGCGCCGCACGGATGCCGCGGGAGTGCAGGTGTCCACGGTGGACGCGTCCACGCTGGCGGGGGATGCCCACCACGCGCTGTCACGCCCTCCCGAGGGCTGGGCCCACCTGGCGGACGAACTGGCGGCGCGGGGGGCCTACCGCGAAGCGGTGCGCAGCCTCTACCTGGCGCTGCTGTCCCGGCTCCACCGCGACGGCGCCATCCTCTATGACGAGACGCTGAGCAACTGGGACTACCTATCTCAATTCCGGGGCCGCGCGGAATGGAAGGCCCCCTTCCGAGAGCTGACGCGGCGCTTCGACTTCGCCTGGTACGGCAACCTGCCGGTGGGCGTGGACGGCTACCGCGAGTTCCGCGCACTCACCGAGCCCCTGCTGGCCGCGCCGTCACGCCCGGAGGTGGCCGGTGCGTGA
- a CDS encoding DUF4350 domain-containing protein: MRDRFPLLVVGGLLLTAVLTTFLVRGARRNTFADTLSTYRAQEDGARALFLLAQESGLPVTRRMADLRIVSGLGTPVLLAVEVSGAYEDDPDQTALAAEPDAGLADEHVPRTGFNAFRAAALDDDETEQLLKHVREGGSAIYVPWGSRENPVLQALNVKLFKADTTLPMRTLVPPQPTPYTLGVERVEAKVQAYLELPQMAVPVLEDERLGMFVAAVVPYGQGRVLVVGAPELAMNQALARADNAQFWLSALASIGPGPIEFDEFHHGFTNERSVVDFARRYGLHFAVLQFLLGVALWSVSLKRFGRPRPPPESSRVGATDALFAMGRLYREGRHHGFSAQLILRGLTQDLALHAGLPAHASADAVTHGLRERGRADLAQGLEELTTDSRAVTRDTDLQQLAERAARLRQRLHSAGAARPSPPETT, translated from the coding sequence GTGCGTGACCGTTTCCCGCTGCTGGTGGTGGGGGGCCTGCTGCTCACCGCGGTGCTGACCACCTTCCTGGTCCGAGGCGCCCGGCGCAACACGTTCGCGGACACGCTGTCCACGTACCGCGCGCAGGAGGACGGCGCGCGGGCCCTGTTCCTGCTGGCCCAGGAGAGCGGCTTGCCGGTGACGCGCCGCATGGCGGACCTGCGCATCGTGTCCGGACTGGGCACGCCGGTGCTGCTGGCGGTGGAGGTGTCCGGCGCCTACGAGGACGACCCGGACCAGACGGCGCTGGCCGCCGAGCCCGACGCGGGCCTGGCCGACGAACATGTCCCCCGCACCGGCTTCAACGCCTTCCGCGCGGCCGCGCTGGACGACGATGAAACCGAGCAACTGCTGAAGCACGTGCGCGAGGGCGGAAGCGCCATCTACGTGCCGTGGGGCTCACGCGAGAACCCGGTGCTGCAAGCCTTGAACGTGAAGCTCTTCAAGGCGGACACCACCCTTCCCATGCGCACGCTGGTGCCGCCCCAGCCCACGCCGTACACGCTGGGCGTGGAGCGCGTGGAGGCGAAGGTCCAGGCCTACCTGGAGCTGCCCCAGATGGCCGTCCCCGTCCTGGAGGATGAGCGGCTGGGCATGTTCGTGGCGGCGGTGGTGCCGTACGGGCAGGGCCGCGTGCTGGTGGTGGGCGCCCCGGAGCTGGCGATGAACCAGGCCCTGGCGCGCGCGGACAACGCGCAGTTCTGGCTCAGCGCCCTGGCGTCAATCGGCCCCGGCCCCATCGAATTCGATGAGTTCCACCACGGCTTCACCAACGAGCGCTCGGTGGTGGACTTCGCGCGCCGCTACGGCCTGCACTTCGCGGTGTTGCAGTTCCTGCTCGGCGTGGCCCTGTGGTCGGTATCGCTCAAGCGCTTCGGCCGTCCGCGGCCCCCGCCCGAGTCCTCGCGCGTGGGCGCCACCGACGCGCTCTTCGCCATGGGCCGGCTCTATCGCGAGGGCCGGCACCACGGATTCTCCGCCCAGCTCATCCTCCGGGGCCTCACCCAGGACCTGGCCCTGCATGCGGGCCTGCCCGCGCATGCGTCCGCGGACGCGGTGACCCACGGCCTGCGCGAGCGTGGCCGCGCGGACCTGGCCCAGGGGCTCGAGGAGCTCACCACGGACAGCCGCGCGGTGACGCGCGACACGGACCTCCAGCAGCTCGCAGAGCGCGCGGCGCGGCTGCGACAACGCCTTCATTCCGCCGGCGCCGCCCGGCCCAGCCCTCCCGAAACGACATGA
- a CDS encoding AAA family ATPase — protein sequence MNDTLSAPSPAPAGNAVQAAHAIREAVLSEVRKAVVGQDEALELMLCGLIAGGHILLEGVPGVAKTLMAKALSRSIGAEFKRIQFTPDLMPADILGTSVFDLKTQGFTLVRGPIFTDLLLADEINRAPAKTQSALLEAMQERSVSMEGRVLPLSPLFTVFATQNPVESEGTYPLPEAQLDRFLLKIEVGYPAPEEEDAILASVHRGFDSGDLQRAGVNAAVTKDGLLAARGALNEVTVEPPVLAYVRKLVAATRASSRIRLGAGPRAGVHLLLAAKALAALRGRGFVTPDDVRFLAAPVLKHRLLLSPDAELDGATPTDVLREVVRGVEVPR from the coding sequence ATGAACGACACCCTGTCCGCCCCCTCCCCCGCCCCGGCTGGCAACGCCGTGCAGGCCGCTCACGCCATCCGCGAGGCCGTGCTGTCCGAGGTGCGCAAGGCCGTGGTCGGCCAGGACGAGGCCCTGGAGCTGATGCTCTGTGGCCTCATCGCCGGCGGCCACATCCTGCTGGAAGGCGTGCCCGGCGTGGCCAAGACGTTGATGGCCAAGGCCCTGTCGCGCAGCATCGGCGCGGAGTTCAAGCGCATCCAGTTCACCCCGGACCTGATGCCCGCGGACATCCTGGGCACCAGCGTGTTCGACCTGAAGACGCAGGGCTTCACGCTGGTACGCGGCCCCATCTTCACGGACCTGCTGCTGGCGGACGAAATCAACCGCGCCCCGGCGAAGACGCAGTCCGCGCTGCTGGAGGCCATGCAAGAGCGCTCGGTGTCCATGGAGGGCCGCGTGCTGCCGCTCTCCCCGCTCTTCACCGTGTTCGCCACGCAGAACCCCGTGGAGTCCGAAGGCACCTATCCGCTGCCCGAGGCGCAGCTCGACCGCTTCCTGCTGAAAATCGAGGTGGGCTACCCCGCGCCGGAGGAGGAGGACGCGATTCTGGCCTCCGTGCACCGGGGCTTCGACTCGGGGGACCTGCAACGCGCGGGCGTCAATGCCGCGGTGACGAAGGACGGGCTGCTGGCCGCGCGCGGCGCGCTGAATGAAGTGACGGTGGAGCCGCCGGTGCTGGCATACGTCCGCAAGCTGGTGGCGGCCACGCGCGCCTCCAGCCGCATTCGACTGGGAGCCGGGCCTCGCGCGGGCGTGCACCTGCTGCTGGCGGCCAAGGCCCTGGCGGCGCTGCGCGGGCGCGGCTTCGTCACCCCGGACGACGTGCGCTTCCTGGCGGCGCCCGTGCTGAAGCACCGCCTGCTGCTGTCGCCGGACGCGGAGCTGGACGGGGCCACGCCGACGGACGTGCTGCGCGAAGTGGTGCGCGGCGTCGAGGTCCCCCGGTGA